The Triticum aestivum cultivar Chinese Spring chromosome 7B, IWGSC CS RefSeq v2.1, whole genome shotgun sequence genome window below encodes:
- the LOC123161431 gene encoding uncharacterized protein: protein MACAMALLQEEVADGAFGTLPRPPDATPKPGAPIPLPLPSARTVPATDHRGTDASRAEGSKLKTLRDYRRARGLCFKCSKRWGHDRTCPTSVKLHVVEELLDLFGLDNAIDTQVPTPYQADDSVMAICLSAVTGGVSPKAFQLRAWIQGHEVLLPGDSGSSNSFVDECLAATLTGIQPLPRPGRVRVADGSELTCSAFVPNISWYSEGQEFFTDLKVLELGTYDAILGMDWLEEHSPMVVDWRARFIEIPTLAGPLRLVGHDASATTYESINTIQQQGLCSRGAILHVVHLCMAAPAQAATTPIPGCIQRVLDEFPDDFIEPTGLPPWRACNHRIPLIPGAQPVNIRSYLHKPEHKMKIETQVEELLKSGVIQRSTSPFSSPVILVKKKDDTWRLCIDYMQLNALTVVPKYPVPIIEELLDELHGAKWFSKLDLRAGYHQIRLAPGEEYKTVFQTHQGHFEFTVVSFGLAGAPATFLGAVTTTLKPVNRVCVVSFFDNILVFSFSLEEHAEHLPKC from the coding sequence ATGGCCTGTGCCATGGCGTTGCTGCAAGAGGAAGTGGCGGACGGGGCGTTTGGCACTCTGCCTCGGCCACCCGATGCAACGCCAAAGCCGGGCGCACCGATACCTCTTCCGTTGCCCTCGGCGCGCACGGTACCCGCGACCGATCATCGCGGCACTGACGCCTCCCGTGCCGAGGGGTCCAAACTGAAGACACTCCGGGATTACAGGCGCGCTCGAGGCCTTTGCTTCAAGTGCAGCAAGAGGTGGGGGCACGATCGCACATGCCCCACTTCTGTGAAGCTACATGTCGTCGAGGAGCTGCTCGACTTATTCGGCCTCGACAACGCCATCGACACGCAAGTCCCAACACCATACCAGGCTGATGACTCTGTCATGGCCATCTGCCTGTCGGCGGTCACAGGAGGGGTGTCACCGAAGGCGTTCCAGCTTCGAGCATGGATCCAAGGACACGAAGTTCTTCTCCCGGGGGACTCCGGCAGCTCCAATTCGTTCGTCGACGAGTGTCTGGCTGCAACACTCACCGGCATCCAACCTCTGCCAAGACCCGGCCGCGTCCGCGTCGCGGATGGTAGCGAGCTCACCTGCTCCGCCTTCGTCCCCAACATCTCCTGGTATTCCGAAGGCCAGGAGTTCTTCACCGACTTGAAGGTGCTCGAGTTGGGTACCTACGATGCCATCTTGGGCATGGACTGGCTCGAGGAGCACAGTCCCATGGTCGTCGACTGGCGCGCTCGCTTCATCGAGATCCCTACACTAGCTGGCCCACTCCGCCTGGTCGGCCACGACGCATCTGCAACAACCTACGAGTCCATCAACACAATTCAGCAGCAGGGGCTCTGCAGCCGGGGTGCCATCTTGCATGTGGTGCATCTGTGCATGGCCGCGCCTGCGCAGGCAGCTACAACTCCAATTCCTGGTTGCATCCAGCGCGTCCTTGATGAGTTCCCAGATGATTTCATTGAGCCAACAGGCCTTCCTCCCTGGCGTGCTTGCAATCATAGGATACCTCTTATCCCTGGAGCTCAGCCGGTGAACATACGGTCGTATCTTCATAAACCAGAACACAAGATGAAGATCGAAACTCAAGTGGAAGAACTACTGAAATCAGGGGTCATCCAGCGAAGCACCAGCCCCTTTTCTTCACCGGTCATTCTGGTCAAAAAGAAGGACGACACATGGCGACTTTGTATAGATTACATGCAGCTCAATGCACTTACAGTAGTGCCCAAGTATCCCGTGCCTATCATCGAAGAACTTTTGGACGAACTTCATGGCGCAAAATGGTTTTCCAAACTGGACCTCCGTGCGGGCTACCACCAAATCCGTCTGGCACCTGGGGAGGAGTATAAGACCGTGTTCCAAACGCACCAAGGACACTTTGAGTTCACAGTTGTGTCATTCGGGCTTGCAGGTGCACCAGCCACTTTCTTGGGAGCTGTGACCACAACACTCAAACCAGTTAACCGCGTCTGCGTGGTGTCCTTCTTCGACAACATCCTGGTTTTCAGCTTCTCACTGGAGGAACACGCTGAACATCTGCCCAAGTGCTAG